A genomic window from Pseudokineococcus lusitanus includes:
- a CDS encoding aldo/keto reductase, with amino-acid sequence MEQVRLGTSGLEVSRIALGCMSYGEPGAGTHAWSMPEEESRASIRRALEAGVTFFDTANVYSAGTSEEFLGRALRDFASRDDVVIATKVNGRMRPGPNGAGLSRAAIMTEIDHSLRRLGVDHVDLYQIHRFDPHVPVEETMEALHDVVRAGKARYLGASSMWTWQLAEMQHAADRGGWTRFVSMQDHYNLLMREEEREMLPYCAATGVGTVPWSPLARGRLTRPFDQETARTDTDEFGKKLYRDDDGRIVDAVAEVARGRGVSPAQVALAWVLRNPVVSAPIVGTTKPHHLDDAVAATTLELDDDEVARLEEHYTPRENAGFA; translated from the coding sequence GTGGAGCAGGTCAGGCTGGGGACGAGCGGGCTCGAGGTCTCGCGCATCGCGCTGGGGTGCATGTCGTACGGCGAGCCGGGGGCCGGGACGCACGCGTGGTCCATGCCCGAGGAGGAGAGCCGGGCGTCGATCCGGCGGGCGCTCGAGGCGGGCGTCACCTTCTTCGACACCGCCAACGTCTACTCGGCGGGCACGAGCGAGGAGTTCCTCGGCCGGGCCCTGCGCGACTTCGCCTCCCGCGACGACGTCGTCATCGCCACGAAGGTCAACGGGCGCATGAGGCCCGGGCCGAACGGGGCGGGGCTGTCGCGCGCCGCGATCATGACGGAGATCGACCACAGCCTGCGGCGCCTCGGCGTCGACCACGTCGACCTCTACCAGATCCACCGCTTCGACCCCCACGTCCCGGTCGAGGAGACGATGGAGGCGCTGCACGACGTCGTCCGCGCGGGGAAGGCCCGCTACCTCGGGGCGTCGTCGATGTGGACCTGGCAGCTCGCCGAGATGCAGCACGCCGCCGACCGCGGCGGGTGGACGCGCTTCGTCTCGATGCAGGACCACTACAACCTCCTCATGCGCGAGGAGGAGCGCGAGATGCTCCCGTACTGCGCCGCGACCGGGGTGGGCACCGTCCCGTGGAGCCCGCTCGCCCGGGGCCGTCTCACCCGGCCCTTCGACCAGGAGACGGCCCGCACGGACACCGACGAGTTCGGCAAGAAGCTCTACCGGGACGACGACGGCCGGATCGTCGACGCCGTCGCGGAGGTGGCCCGCGGCCGCGGCGTCAGCCCGGCGCAGGTGGCGCTCGCCTGGGTGCTGCGCAACCCCGTCGTGTCCGCGCCGATCGTCGGGACGACGAAGCCGCACCACCTCGACGACGCCGTCGCCGCCACGACGCTCGAGCTCGACGACGACGAGGTGGCCCGGCTCGAGGAGCACTACACGCCGCGGGAGAACGCCGGCTTCGCCTGA
- a CDS encoding putative bifunctional diguanylate cyclase/phosphodiesterase — protein sequence MVPVALRPHERLGLLVVVAAGALAALVTVVAAAAWPVVLGAVTLLALVAVVVGTAVRRPADRPGWVALAVVLGAWCTSSALGLLDDRGGTPALVAAAAGQGVGVVLLLRALLTGRPTARRRRGAGGVVDLAILLVVAALVAAQLVVAMRDGGRLTGAGAMTTAALDVLLLALLLRFAVSRAGLTPASAVLALGAGLALVHHLVGVVAAPAGGGGAGLQAVAAAALALLGGAALMPSMGTALRPRGHRRAASLQLLGLAPLVAVSPVLWSVQERADRAGDGLPTEAFVLVGALIALLGVVRGVLALRASERAADHDPLTDLRNRRGLEAAFDLRAASPDGLLLCLVDLDDFKQVNDTYGHEVGDELLRGVAAALLRAAGPEAVVARLGGDEFVVLLPGGHEQGRADEAVTDAPVRRHAGTPARLLAALQEPLRAAGHELRTRASVGVVHVVAPTTLHQAMTRADIAMYRAKAAGKDGVVDYRPRMRAEVQRRQRLAEDLRLLLEGASPARVGQLVVHHQPLVQLSTGQVVGSEALVRWHHPYLGLLPPLDFLDIAHEHALEPAMDALVLDTALRQVGRWLADGLAAVPVSVNVTPASLLGGGLDARVRRALAEHAVPASLLRLEITEHEQVPASPEVVSVLEVLEAAGVRVSLDDFGAGYTSLGYLQRFPVSLLKLDRSLVVAAREDAGELLAGIAAMAAALRLDVLAEGVETVEQRDHLVGLGIRYGQGHLFAPALAVADMEALLPRAGAPGPPAQRSGPGAADRAGAVR from the coding sequence GTGGTCCCCGTCGCGCTCCGTCCGCACGAGCGGCTCGGCCTCCTCGTCGTCGTCGCGGCCGGCGCGCTCGCCGCGCTCGTCACGGTGGTCGCCGCCGCCGCGTGGCCCGTGGTCCTCGGGGCGGTGACGCTGCTCGCGCTGGTCGCGGTGGTGGTCGGCACCGCCGTCCGCCGTCCCGCGGACCGACCCGGCTGGGTCGCCCTGGCCGTCGTCCTCGGCGCCTGGTGCACGTCCTCCGCGCTGGGCCTCCTCGACGACCGGGGCGGCACCCCGGCGCTCGTGGCGGCCGCGGCGGGGCAGGGGGTCGGGGTGGTCCTGCTCCTGCGGGCGCTGCTCACCGGCCGACCCACGGCACGCCGCCGGCGCGGCGCCGGCGGCGTCGTCGACCTGGCGATCCTCCTCGTCGTCGCCGCCCTCGTGGCGGCCCAGCTCGTCGTCGCCATGCGGGACGGCGGCCGGCTCACGGGCGCCGGCGCCATGACGACCGCCGCGCTCGACGTGCTCCTCCTCGCGCTCCTCCTGCGCTTCGCCGTGTCGCGCGCCGGCCTCACGCCGGCGTCGGCCGTCCTCGCCCTCGGCGCGGGCCTCGCGCTCGTCCACCACCTCGTGGGCGTCGTCGCGGCCCCTGCCGGCGGGGGCGGGGCCGGGCTCCAGGCGGTCGCGGCCGCCGCGCTCGCGCTCCTCGGCGGCGCCGCGCTGATGCCCTCGATGGGCACGGCCCTGCGGCCCCGCGGCCACCGGCGCGCCGCCTCCCTCCAGCTGCTCGGGCTCGCCCCGCTCGTCGCCGTCTCGCCCGTGCTGTGGTCGGTGCAGGAGCGCGCCGACCGGGCGGGGGACGGCCTGCCGACCGAGGCCTTCGTCCTCGTCGGCGCCCTCATCGCCCTCCTCGGCGTCGTCCGCGGCGTGCTGGCGCTGCGGGCGAGCGAGCGGGCGGCCGACCACGACCCCCTCACGGACCTGCGCAACCGGCGCGGCCTCGAGGCCGCCTTCGACCTCCGGGCCGCCTCCCCGGACGGCCTCCTGCTCTGCCTCGTCGACCTCGACGACTTCAAGCAGGTCAACGACACCTACGGGCACGAGGTCGGCGACGAGCTGCTGCGCGGCGTCGCCGCGGCGCTGCTCCGCGCGGCCGGCCCGGAGGCCGTGGTCGCCCGCCTCGGCGGCGATGAGTTCGTCGTCCTGCTCCCCGGCGGGCACGAGCAGGGGCGCGCCGACGAGGCCGTCACCGACGCGCCCGTGCGCCGCCACGCCGGCACCCCCGCCCGCCTCCTCGCCGCCCTGCAGGAGCCGCTGCGCGCCGCGGGCCACGAGCTGCGGACGCGCGCCAGCGTCGGCGTCGTCCACGTCGTCGCGCCGACGACGCTCCACCAGGCGATGACCCGCGCCGACATCGCCATGTACCGCGCCAAGGCCGCGGGCAAGGACGGCGTCGTCGACTACCGGCCGCGGATGCGCGCCGAGGTCCAGCGGCGGCAGCGGCTCGCCGAGGACCTGCGGCTACTTCTGGAGGGCGCGTCGCCGGCGCGGGTCGGGCAGCTCGTCGTCCACCACCAGCCGCTCGTGCAGCTGTCCACCGGCCAGGTCGTCGGGTCGGAGGCGCTCGTGCGCTGGCACCACCCGTACCTGGGCCTGCTGCCGCCGCTGGACTTCCTCGACATCGCCCACGAGCACGCGCTGGAGCCGGCGATGGACGCCCTCGTCCTCGACACGGCCCTGCGGCAGGTGGGCCGCTGGCTCGCCGACGGCCTGGCGGCGGTGCCGGTCAGCGTCAACGTCACCCCGGCGAGCCTGCTCGGCGGGGGCCTCGACGCCCGGGTCCGCCGGGCGCTCGCCGAGCACGCCGTGCCGGCCTCGCTCCTGCGGCTGGAGATCACCGAGCACGAGCAGGTGCCCGCGTCGCCGGAGGTCGTCTCCGTCCTCGAGGTCCTCGAGGCGGCGGGCGTCCGGGTCAGCCTCGACGACTTCGGGGCCGGGTACACCTCGCTCGGCTACCTCCAGCGCTTCCCCGTGTCGCTGCTCAAGCTCGACCGCTCGCTCGTCGTCGCGGCCCGGGAGGACGCCGGGGAGCTGCTCGCGGGCATCGCCGCGATGGCCGCCGCGCTGCGGCTCGACGTCCTCGCCGAGGGCGTGGAGACGGTCGAGCAGCGCGACCACCTCGTGGGGCTGGGCATCCGCTACGGCCAGGGCCACCTCTTCGCGCCGGCGCTCGCCGTCGCCGACATGGAGGCGCTGCTCCCGCGCGCGGGGGCGCCGGGACCGCCCGCGCAGCGCAGCGGCCCGGGCGCGGCCGACCGGGCCGGCGCCGTCCGCTGA
- a CDS encoding DUF1345 domain-containing protein: MGERAARLLARARRGLHREVGRSGAAAVLGVLVAVPVARSVDVDLPSSVVEQTVVPMTALAGFQAAYVLLTLLVWGGLVGPALVDAARSMPLRRSVRSTLDGSQPGAGVAVSAASIGLVAAGALMPQAVRAADTASTVFTLVLGLVLVVSAWAAMTTTYAVDYARRHLHADGRGGLVFPDEPVPVVRGVRRPDLPGDGRAFSDYLYLAAAVSTSFGSTDVVVTSRAMRRTVTGHTVVAFAFNTIIITLAVGAVATLAG, from the coding sequence GTGGGGGAGAGGGCGGCCCGGCTGCTGGCGAGGGCGCGGCGCGGGCTGCACCGCGAGGTCGGTCGCAGCGGTGCCGCCGCCGTCCTCGGCGTGCTCGTGGCCGTCCCCGTCGCGCGCTCGGTCGACGTGGACCTCCCGTCGTCCGTCGTGGAGCAGACCGTCGTGCCGATGACCGCGCTCGCCGGCTTCCAGGCCGCGTACGTGCTGCTGACCCTCCTCGTGTGGGGCGGGCTCGTGGGGCCGGCGCTCGTGGACGCCGCCCGCTCGATGCCGCTGCGCCGGTCCGTGCGCAGCACGCTCGACGGCAGCCAGCCCGGCGCGGGCGTGGCGGTGTCCGCGGCGTCGATCGGGCTGGTGGCCGCGGGCGCCCTCATGCCGCAGGCCGTCCGCGCCGCCGACACGGCCTCGACGGTCTTCACCCTCGTCCTGGGCCTCGTGCTCGTCGTCAGCGCCTGGGCGGCGATGACGACGACGTACGCCGTGGACTACGCCCGCCGCCACCTCCACGCCGACGGCCGCGGGGGGCTGGTCTTCCCCGACGAGCCGGTGCCGGTCGTCCGTGGCGTCCGCCGCCCGGACCTGCCCGGCGACGGCCGCGCCTTCTCCGACTACCTGTACCTGGCGGCGGCGGTGTCGACGTCCTTCGGCTCGACCGACGTCGTCGTGACGTCCCGCGCGATGCGGCGCACCGTCACGGGGCACACCGTCGTCGCCTTCGCCTTCAACACGATCATCATCACGCTGGCCGTCGGCGCCGTGGCGACGCTCGCGGGCTGA
- a CDS encoding sensor histidine kinase: MARRFALVLVPALVFLALALGLPLGLAVAERATQAEYLDRLAEAGVLADTAGPLLAEVVPPGGVPTAGDVGGDFGARLTAALVAETRREGVAARLVGPDGGTLLEPPGRPPPGTAGEDVEEQVRQRVVDAVAGRRPAPVPVSWPWGTEPLVVVDPVVVDGRAVGAVVLLAPTAALHDAVVRQWLLLAAAGAVPLTVGAAMTRPLARWLAAPIADLDRAAGAVTAGDLRARADEQVGPPEVRRLATSFNAMVVAVRQADERQRRFLADASHQLRNPLAGLRLGVENLAPHVADDEGRVVLAEAVEEADAMGRMLEALLAAARTGVVPPQPVALDDVLVAAAPRWAERAREHGLVLGPVPTGTAAVVVEPAGGLAAVLDELVDNASRLSGGTRVEVRVDGGGPDVVVHVVDDGRGLDERQRERALERFWRAPEHTDVAGTGLGLAVCAELLAVAGGSLVLRPAPGGGLDAAAALRRADAPAGP; this comes from the coding sequence GTGGCCCGCCGCTTCGCGCTCGTCCTCGTGCCCGCGCTGGTCTTCCTCGCGCTGGCGCTCGGCCTGCCCCTCGGGCTGGCCGTCGCCGAGCGTGCCACGCAGGCCGAGTACCTCGACCGGCTCGCCGAGGCGGGGGTGCTGGCCGACACGGCGGGCCCGCTGCTCGCCGAGGTCGTCCCGCCGGGCGGCGTCCCGACGGCCGGGGACGTCGGGGGTGACTTCGGCGCGCGCCTCACGGCGGCGCTCGTGGCGGAGACGCGCCGGGAGGGCGTCGCCGCCCGGCTCGTCGGCCCGGACGGCGGGACGCTCCTCGAGCCCCCCGGCCGGCCTCCGCCCGGCACGGCGGGCGAGGACGTCGAGGAGCAGGTGCGGCAGCGGGTCGTCGACGCCGTCGCGGGCCGCCGGCCCGCGCCGGTGCCCGTGTCGTGGCCGTGGGGGACGGAGCCGCTCGTCGTCGTCGACCCCGTCGTCGTCGACGGGCGCGCGGTGGGGGCCGTCGTCCTGCTCGCCCCGACCGCCGCGCTGCACGACGCCGTCGTGCGGCAGTGGCTCCTCCTCGCGGCCGCGGGGGCGGTGCCGCTCACGGTCGGTGCGGCGATGACCCGGCCGCTGGCGCGGTGGCTGGCCGCGCCCATCGCCGACCTCGACCGCGCCGCGGGGGCGGTGACCGCCGGGGACCTGCGGGCGCGGGCCGACGAGCAGGTCGGCCCGCCCGAGGTGCGCCGGCTCGCGACGTCGTTCAACGCGATGGTCGTCGCGGTGCGCCAGGCCGACGAGCGGCAGCGGCGCTTCCTCGCCGACGCCTCCCACCAGCTGCGCAACCCGCTGGCGGGCCTGCGGCTCGGCGTGGAGAACCTCGCGCCGCACGTCGCCGACGACGAGGGCCGCGTCGTCCTCGCCGAGGCGGTCGAGGAGGCCGACGCGATGGGCCGCATGCTCGAGGCGCTCCTGGCCGCCGCGCGCACGGGGGTCGTCCCGCCGCAGCCGGTCGCGCTCGACGACGTGCTCGTCGCGGCGGCGCCCCGCTGGGCGGAGCGGGCGCGGGAGCACGGCCTGGTGCTGGGGCCCGTGCCGACGGGGACGGCCGCGGTCGTCGTGGAGCCGGCGGGCGGCCTCGCGGCGGTGCTCGACGAGCTCGTCGACAACGCGTCGCGGCTGTCGGGCGGGACGCGCGTCGAGGTGCGGGTGGACGGGGGCGGGCCGGACGTCGTCGTCCACGTCGTCGACGACGGCCGTGGCCTCGACGAGCGGCAGCGCGAGCGGGCCCTCGAGCGCTTCTGGCGGGCGCCCGAGCACACCGACGTCGCCGGGACGGGCCTCGGGCTGGCCGTGTGCGCCGAGCTGCTGGCCGTCGCGGGCGGTTCCCTCGTGCTCCGCCCGGCGCCCGGCGGGGGGCTCGACGCCGCGGCGGCGCTGCGGCGGGCGGACGCGCCGGCCGGGCCGTAG
- the gndA gene encoding NADP-dependent phosphogluconate dehydrogenase, protein MAASTSDSNDGTRPDLADIGVTGLAVMGRNLARNIARHGHAVAVHNRSSQRVDDLIAENGDEGDFRPSHSVEDFVASLAKPRRVIVMVKAGPATDAVIDELTPLLEEGDIVVDAGNAHFEDTRRREAALKEKGMHFVGTGVSGGEEGALLGPSIMPGGSRESYEALGPILESIAVEVDGTPCCTYVGPDGAGHFVKMVHNGIEYADMQLIAEAYDLLRQGLGLSPAELADVFDEWNSGDLESFLVEITARVLRHTDARTGRPFVDVVVDEAEQKGTGRWTVQSALDLGVPVSGIAEAVFARALSGAADQRAAVQAKGLAGPTGGALEGADAEGFVDAVRQALYASKVVAYAQGFDQITAASEQYGWGVDRGMMATIWRGGCIIRARFLDRIKQAYDADPHLASLLLDDYFASAVADAQDAWRRVVATAVHLGIPTPGFSSALAYYDGLRRDRLPASLVQGLRDLFGAHTYRRVDAEGTYHVLWSGDHSEERQDHIDQGSHNPH, encoded by the coding sequence ATGGCGGCCAGCACCTCCGACAGCAACGACGGCACCCGACCGGACCTCGCCGACATCGGCGTCACGGGCCTCGCGGTCATGGGCCGCAATCTCGCCCGCAACATCGCGCGGCACGGCCACGCCGTCGCCGTCCACAACCGCTCGTCGCAGCGCGTCGACGACCTCATCGCCGAGAACGGCGACGAGGGCGACTTCCGCCCGTCGCACTCGGTCGAGGACTTCGTCGCCTCCCTCGCCAAGCCCCGCCGCGTCATCGTCATGGTCAAGGCCGGCCCCGCCACGGACGCCGTCATCGACGAGCTGACGCCGCTGCTCGAGGAGGGCGACATCGTCGTCGACGCGGGCAACGCCCACTTCGAGGACACCCGCCGCCGCGAGGCCGCCCTCAAGGAGAAGGGGATGCACTTCGTCGGCACCGGCGTCTCCGGCGGCGAGGAGGGCGCGCTCCTCGGCCCGTCGATCATGCCCGGCGGCTCGCGGGAGTCCTACGAGGCGCTCGGCCCGATCCTCGAGTCCATCGCGGTCGAGGTGGACGGCACCCCGTGCTGCACCTACGTCGGCCCCGACGGCGCCGGGCACTTCGTCAAGATGGTGCACAACGGCATCGAGTACGCCGACATGCAGCTCATCGCCGAGGCCTACGACCTGCTGCGCCAGGGCCTGGGCCTCTCGCCCGCCGAGCTGGCCGACGTCTTCGACGAGTGGAACTCCGGGGACCTCGAGTCCTTCCTCGTCGAGATCACCGCGCGGGTCCTGCGGCACACCGACGCCCGCACCGGCCGGCCCTTCGTCGACGTCGTCGTGGACGAGGCCGAGCAGAAGGGCACGGGCCGCTGGACGGTCCAGTCCGCGCTCGACCTCGGCGTCCCGGTGAGCGGCATCGCCGAGGCCGTCTTCGCGCGCGCGCTGTCCGGCGCCGCCGACCAGCGGGCCGCGGTGCAGGCCAAGGGCCTCGCCGGCCCCACGGGCGGCGCGCTCGAGGGCGCGGACGCCGAGGGCTTCGTCGACGCCGTCCGCCAGGCGCTGTACGCCTCGAAGGTCGTCGCGTACGCGCAGGGCTTCGACCAGATCACCGCCGCCAGCGAGCAGTACGGCTGGGGCGTCGACCGCGGGATGATGGCGACGATCTGGCGCGGCGGCTGCATCATCCGCGCCCGCTTCCTCGACCGGATCAAGCAGGCCTACGACGCCGACCCGCACCTGGCCTCGCTGCTGCTGGACGACTACTTCGCCTCGGCCGTCGCCGACGCGCAGGACGCGTGGCGCCGCGTCGTGGCCACCGCCGTGCACCTGGGCATCCCGACGCCAGGCTTCTCCAGCGCGCTCGCCTACTACGACGGGCTGCGGCGCGACCGGCTGCCCGCCTCGCTCGTCCAGGGCCTCCGCGACCTCTTCGGGGCGCACACATACCGCCGCGTCGACGCCGAGGGGACCTACCACGTGCTGTGGTCGGGCGACCACAGCGAGGAGCGGCAGGACCACATCGACCAGGGCTCGCACAACCCGCACTGA
- the dctA gene encoding C4-dicarboxylate transporter DctA gives MADRPPRRKKRLYQHLYFWVLVGISAGIAIGLALPEVGAQMKWLADLFIRLVKVVIAPTIFATVVVGIAGLGNLAKAGGLALRTVVYFNVTTVFALGIGLVTINVLRPGDALGLDIETFDASAAEATLGSAADAGGGGFTDFLLYLVPESFFSAFVDGQLIQVLVLAILVAVALTALGERGAGAVRALDTISRVMFGVIKIVMWFAPLGALGGMAFTIGEYGSQIIGSLAYFMVSFWLTCLLFIGLVLGAVCRLAGFSLLKYVRYIKDELLIVLGTSSSETVLPRMLVKLEAAGAPKSVVGLTIPTGYSFNLDGTAIYMTMGAIFIAQAFGVDVSVWTQIALLVFMLISSNGAAGVSGAGLVTLAASLAAFETVIPLAGIALIVGIDRFMSEGRALTNLTGNGIGTLAIARWTGELDRERLREVLDDPGSVDTDELLRLDAEQATTPAPGAPAGTADADAVDQAAADVRAETARPASR, from the coding sequence GTGGCCGACCGGCCGCCGCGGCGGAAGAAGCGGCTCTACCAGCACCTGTACTTCTGGGTGCTCGTCGGCATCAGCGCCGGCATCGCCATCGGCCTCGCGCTGCCGGAGGTGGGCGCGCAGATGAAGTGGCTGGCCGACCTCTTCATCCGCCTCGTCAAGGTCGTCATCGCCCCGACGATCTTCGCGACGGTCGTCGTGGGCATCGCCGGGCTGGGCAACCTCGCGAAGGCGGGCGGCCTGGCCCTGCGGACGGTCGTGTACTTCAACGTCACGACCGTCTTCGCCCTCGGCATCGGGCTCGTCACCATCAACGTCCTGCGCCCCGGCGACGCGCTCGGCCTCGACATCGAGACCTTCGACGCCTCGGCCGCGGAGGCCACGCTCGGCTCGGCGGCGGACGCGGGCGGCGGCGGCTTCACCGACTTCCTGCTCTACCTCGTCCCGGAGAGCTTCTTCTCCGCCTTCGTCGACGGCCAGCTCATCCAGGTCCTCGTGCTCGCGATCCTCGTCGCCGTCGCGCTGACGGCCCTCGGCGAGCGCGGCGCCGGGGCGGTGCGAGCCCTCGACACGATCTCCCGCGTCATGTTCGGCGTCATCAAGATCGTCATGTGGTTCGCGCCGCTGGGCGCCCTCGGCGGCATGGCCTTCACCATCGGTGAGTACGGCAGCCAGATCATCGGCTCGTTGGCGTACTTCATGGTCAGCTTCTGGCTCACCTGCCTGCTCTTCATCGGCCTCGTCCTCGGCGCGGTGTGCCGGCTCGCGGGCTTCTCGCTCCTCAAGTACGTCCGCTACATCAAGGACGAGCTCCTCATCGTCCTCGGCACCTCCTCCTCTGAGACGGTGCTGCCGCGGATGCTCGTCAAGCTCGAGGCGGCGGGGGCGCCGAAGTCGGTCGTCGGGCTGACCATCCCCACCGGGTACTCGTTCAACCTGGACGGCACGGCGATCTACATGACGATGGGCGCGATCTTCATCGCCCAGGCCTTCGGCGTCGACGTGTCGGTGTGGACGCAGATCGCGCTGCTGGTCTTCATGCTCATCTCCAGCAACGGCGCGGCCGGCGTCTCCGGGGCGGGTCTCGTCACCCTCGCCGCGTCCCTGGCGGCCTTCGAGACCGTCATCCCGCTGGCCGGGATCGCGCTCATCGTCGGCATCGACCGCTTCATGTCCGAGGGCCGCGCGCTGACCAACCTCACGGGTAACGGCATCGGCACCCTCGCGATCGCCCGGTGGACGGGCGAGCTCGACCGCGAGCGGCTGCGGGAGGTGCTCGACGACCCGGGCAGCGTCGACACCGACGAGCTCCTGCGGCTCGACGCCGAGCAGGCGACGACGCCGGCGCCCGGCGCACCGGCCGGCACGGCGGACGCCGACGCCGTCGACCAGGCGGCCGCGGACGTGCGCGCGGAGACCGCCCGGCCGGCGTCCCGCTGA
- a CDS encoding aldo/keto reductase: MEHRTLGRSGLAVSTYSLGTMTFGVEADEPTSHWLMSQYVDAGGVVLETADVYGGGLSESIIGRWFAAQGSSTRDRVVLATKGRFPSRGVEPRDAGGSRRNLRRSLDRSLQRLGVDHVDLYQVHAHEALTPMEETAGFLDDAVRSGKISYAGLSNYTGWQTATMVGLAAGRFPLVSHQPQYSLLVRETEYEIVPACVAGGLGLLPWSPLGGGYLTGKYRRDEAPTGATRLGDDPERGMEAVSKRGASAQTWDVVDAVRAVADGRGATMAAVALAWLHDRPGVASVILGVRTPEQLEGNLAAVGLHLTEEETARLDAASAPTPQDYPYGPGGVDQRTRTLA; encoded by the coding sequence ATGGAGCACCGCACCCTCGGCCGCAGCGGCCTCGCCGTCTCGACCTACTCGCTCGGCACGATGACCTTCGGCGTGGAGGCCGACGAGCCCACGAGCCACTGGCTCATGTCGCAGTACGTCGACGCGGGCGGGGTCGTCCTCGAGACGGCCGACGTCTACGGCGGCGGGCTGTCCGAGTCGATCATCGGGCGCTGGTTCGCCGCACAGGGCTCGTCGACCCGCGACCGCGTCGTCCTGGCGACCAAGGGCCGCTTCCCGAGCCGCGGCGTCGAGCCGCGGGACGCCGGCGGGAGCCGCCGCAACCTGCGCCGGTCCCTCGACCGCTCGCTGCAGCGCCTCGGCGTCGACCACGTCGACCTGTACCAGGTGCACGCGCACGAGGCGCTGACGCCGATGGAGGAGACGGCCGGCTTCCTCGACGACGCCGTCCGCAGCGGCAAGATCTCCTACGCCGGGCTGTCGAACTACACCGGCTGGCAGACCGCGACGATGGTCGGCCTCGCCGCCGGCCGCTTCCCCCTCGTCAGCCACCAGCCGCAGTACAGCCTCCTCGTCCGCGAGACGGAGTACGAGATCGTCCCCGCCTGCGTCGCGGGCGGGCTCGGGCTGCTTCCGTGGTCGCCCCTGGGCGGCGGCTACCTCACCGGCAAGTACCGCCGCGACGAGGCGCCCACCGGCGCGACCCGGCTCGGCGACGACCCCGAGCGGGGCATGGAGGCGGTCAGCAAGCGGGGTGCCAGCGCGCAGACGTGGGACGTCGTCGACGCCGTCCGCGCCGTCGCCGACGGCCGCGGGGCGACCATGGCCGCCGTCGCGCTGGCCTGGCTGCACGACCGCCCCGGCGTGGCCTCGGTGATCCTCGGCGTGCGCACGCCCGAGCAGCTCGAGGGCAACCTCGCGGCCGTCGGCCTGCACCTCACGGAGGAGGAGACGGCCCGCCTCGACGCCGCCAGCGCGCCGACGCCGCAGGACTACCCCTACGGGCCGGGCGGCGTCGACCAGCGGACGCGCACGCTGGCCTGA
- a CDS encoding response regulator transcription factor → MRILVVEDDARVARGLVRALRHAGHEVATARTGAEALAAGAADVVLLDLGLPDVDGVEVLRRLRRERPATAVIAVTARAEEADRVLGLRAGADDYVVKPFGTAELLARVDAVLRRTREVRSEPGPALLHVGGLTLDPAAREVRVGGGDVLDLTRKEADLLCLLAARAGTTVRRDLIVDQVWHASAVGQSRTVDTHVASVRAKLAAAGAAVVITTVRGTGYRLEPADGTG, encoded by the coding sequence ATGCGCATCCTCGTGGTGGAGGACGACGCCCGGGTGGCCCGGGGGTTGGTGCGGGCGCTGCGTCACGCCGGCCACGAGGTGGCCACCGCCCGCACCGGCGCCGAGGCGCTCGCCGCGGGGGCGGCCGACGTCGTCCTGCTCGACCTCGGGCTGCCGGACGTCGACGGCGTGGAGGTGCTCCGACGCCTGCGGCGCGAGCGGCCGGCCACCGCGGTCATCGCCGTCACCGCACGGGCCGAGGAGGCCGACCGGGTGCTGGGCCTCCGGGCCGGCGCGGACGACTACGTCGTCAAGCCCTTCGGCACGGCCGAGCTGCTCGCCCGGGTCGACGCCGTGCTGCGCCGCACGCGCGAGGTGCGCTCCGAGCCGGGGCCGGCGCTGCTCCACGTCGGCGGGCTGACCCTCGACCCCGCGGCCCGGGAGGTCCGGGTGGGGGGCGGCGACGTCCTCGACCTCACGCGCAAGGAGGCCGACCTGCTCTGCCTGCTCGCGGCCCGCGCGGGCACGACCGTGCGCCGCGACCTCATCGTCGACCAGGTGTGGCACGCCAGCGCGGTCGGCCAGAGCCGTACCGTCGACACCCACGTCGCGTCGGTGCGCGCCAAGCTCGCCGCCGCCGGCGCCGCCGTCGTCATCACCACGGTCCGCGGCACCGGCTACCGCCTCGAGCCGGCGGACGGGACCGGCTGA